The sequence TAGTCGCCTGGCTCCCCACAAACATGTTCCAATTGACCAGAATCTCCTCCTTGCTCATCTTCTCGTCCTGAGCGTGAGCGTGGAGCGTTCACCATCAACCCAtgattgggggggaggggggggggggggggggggggcatgattGATAGAAACAGAaataaagagacacagagagacagagagagacagcaagccaaagtaaaaaaataaaagaacaaacaaatgaaatgaaaaggtAATGATGAAGTGATAAAAGAGAGATGGTGCAAGACGAAaaagagggatggggggggaagagggagagagaaggcttGTTAGAATTAACAGTTCATTACACCCAATTATTCCCATTATGCTGATTATCTGCGTGACGCTGGTGACAGTGATTGCACGAGCGTGTGATGTGAGCCGTGAGTGTGTGGCTCCTCCTCTCCGGCCCTCATCACCCGCCGCGAGCGAGAGCGCGCTGCCGCGACCAGACCGCGGCCTCCGCTGTGGTCCTCGTGCCGGGACGAGAACACACGCGCATCGTGTGCGCCCGTCACCTGAGCGAGCGCAGCGTCTTGGGTAAGACATAAGGCGCACTACCGAATACTTTAGCCCAACCCCTCGCATTGCTTTTTCCGTCCGCACTAGACATGAGGTGGACAATGCGTCCCCCGTTTTAGCGCGGGGGGAATCTACCGGATGTTACTCTGGATTTTTGACTTGGACATAAGAACGATCCCAGAATAACTGGCATGGTTTTGGGGTTTTGAATAAGGCTAGATTGTGGTCATGGGATGTCATTTGTGAATGATATTTTAATACTGTTGGGATGAGATTAGAATTGATCCCAAATGTGGCTTTGAGTTGGGTTGGGTTGGAGTTGTTATATTATGGAGGAACACTTCCAGTGGAATTTTACTATTGATGATAACAACTGCTTCGAGTTGCCTTTgccccttcttcctctgtcatGCTAATCGCCAAATAGttattacatttattcattTGGAGGCTTCCAGTTTCCCTTCTAGGGATGCATGAGGTGGATCTTATCTGATCTGGCCCACCGTCCATACggcctggggaggagaggagagcgaggaaaCCTACCTTGTTGGTGTCCGTCTCATGGATTAAGTGTTTGGCCTCATTGTCAGCATGATCCACCTCGGTAGGGAGCACCCACTGAGCCACCTCGCTGGCCTCCAGGTAGCCATTCTGGAcggagacggacacacacagacacacaccgacagcgtaTGACAGAGAGAGTTTAGacggagagacaaacagagagagaagcagagagagttAGGccgagaccgacagagagggagactttTTCCTGGATTCAAACCTAATTTTGCTTGGAAATTGATTGTTTTAAATTTATTTTTCATCTTTGCATGAGATTTCCATAAAATGTCTGAATTTATGGCATCCTAAACTgtaaaatacacacagacatagacacacaagtTGTCAATAAATCAAAGTAATACAATAAGATACTAGAATAGACAATATATGAATAGTGAAAAACTGCTTGTATTAAAAAAGTGCAAGAGTGCAAACAGCAGCAATTTTGAAGGATGATAGGATGCTAATAAAATATTGATCAGTGTTACGAATGAGCCCTCGGATACAAAAGTTGTGTTCACCTTGTTCTCGTCTCTGATTTGGTGGAAGTGTTGCCTCTCGGTGAGGACCCAGTCCGGCTCCTTCTCCCCGTTTTCCGGTGTGAACATGTCCCCTGAGAACAGCACAGATCTGCCTCATTTGATGCTCAAAATGAACATCAGAACAGATGGACTGCTCCAAGGTGCGGGTCACACaagttggtgttgttgttgttgttggtgagcGATTGCAGTACTGTTGCACCAGAGATGGTGCTGTTCTGGACGTTTGATTTTATTCTTAAATTCAACCACTGTTCCAGAAGAAAACTAAGATCAGAAACTGAATAGAAAAAGTCACTTGTTTCAGTCGGTTCTTAAAAAGCACAGAGAACATTTCTGTTCTACGGGTCTGATAGAAAAGAGAAAGTTAGATCGATGGAGAGCCTACCAATGTATTCATCGATGTCCACCTTCCCATCGCCGTTCTTGTCGATGTCATCCATCGTTTCCTAGGTGACAAAAGAGTAAAACTATGAGGTGATCTCACTTTGGGAAAATCATGTTTGGTTTCAAAAATGTTTGTTAAATGTTGGCCGCAATTCGGTCCACATATCACAGAACACGGATACAGTTTCACACACTGTGCTTCAGCCCTAAACTCCCCCAAGGGAACAGGTGAACGCAGGGACTGCTGAGGGGGGGATAGGGTGTAGCCCACCCGCACCTAGCTGCTAGATTACGGAACAATCATAAttacgattattcaaacgacgAAAAAATCAAATTGTTAAAACTCGATTATATTCGTTTTCTGATCGTTTGACGGTAAAATAAAATTCGCGATTAAGATTCGATGAGCGGCGCCGCCCGACCTGCACCACCAGGCCCCTCATGTGGTCGAACTCCTCGGGGTGCAGGAAGGCGGTGAACTCCTCGCGGGTGGCGATGCCGTCGTGGTCGCGGTCCGCCTCCTTGAAGCGGCGCTGGTCCCGGGTCAGCATGGCCTTGTAGGTGTCCTTCTCCTCCACGTCGTCGAACTCCTCGCCTGGTGGgagacccgggggggggggggggggcgtgaggcGAGTACAATCAGCGCTGTTACGACAGGCTCTCCGCGAGCCTCATGGAAGCTAAACTGGGTTATATTGAATTATAGATCAGCAACAAGGATAGGATTTTGTTTAGTTCAGTGGCTTTTCAGTTCCCGACTAAATCAAATTGAAATATTTAGCGAAGGAGGTTGATATTATCAGGGAATAAAAAAGGACTTTAATGGGAATTTAGCCCAAGACGTGCGTGCCTAGCGACATTAGCAAGAGAGTATTAAGCGGATGTCAATGGAGTGAGTAGTGAGTTAGTGGTTgatgctcgggggggggggggggtgtaaagtGGTACTTTGTGGGTCAGATGTTTGTTTAGATGAACCAGCTGTCAATTACCCTCGTCTGAAACTCTGCTAGCAGCGGTGTGCATAGGGTGGGCCTTGGTCTGCTCAAGTTATAGCAATacaggactctctctctctctctctcgctctctctctctctctctctcgctctctctctctctctcgttctctctcgctctcgctctcgctctctctctcgctctctctctctctctcgctctctctctctctctcgctctcgctctctctctctctcgctctcgctctcgctctctctctctctctctctctctcttgttctctctctctctctctcgctctctctctctctctctctctccaataggAGCGTGGCTCCCCTTCTGTCGGCCCCGGCCTCCTCCTTGTACCTTGGTAGAAGCCGTAGGTGGTGTTCTTGTACTCCTCCCAGCTGATCTTGTCGTCTTGGTTGGCGTCGTACTCCCTCCAGTGTTTGTTCACGTTCTCCTCGATGTACCTCCTCTGGCGATGCTTGATCCAGTAGTGCAGCTCACTGTGGTTCACGAAGCCGTCCTTGTTGATGTCGATGCGACCGATGATCTTCCTGTGGAGAGCATAAGGCAGAGAAGGGGTCGAAACCGATCAGGTTTGCGatttaaatggtcaaattgactGCATTATAGAACGCCGTTTTGGTATCCAGTGGCCTCTCAAAGCTATCAAAGCAACCTAtcaacctttcggttaccagccaacccgctctaccttctGAGCTCCTGCCACCCACTTCTTTAAATAGATTCATAGGTTCCCTGAACTCTGGCTTTGACTTTGTAGGAAACCTTTGGCTGCTGTTCTGGTCGCTCCCTTCCTATGGAGTGTTGCTATGGAATGACCCTGGGTTACGTTAGCATGATTACACGTACAGCCAGCTTGTGTTGGGATGAGGTTCTACTGAGCTTCTTGGAATCAAACATCGCTAGTGTTAACCAAATGTTGGATGTTGGTCAAATATTAGGTTGGTTTAATGTTTGTCTAATGTTAGCGTGACTCTAATGGTAGTCTGATGTCTAGTGTGAGAATAATGTTAATGTTAGTCCAACGTTGGTCTGATGTTATTAGGAGTTTAATGCAAGTCTAATGTTAGTCTGATGTGACACTAATATTATTGTTACTCTAATGTTGTTAGTTTCAGTCTAATGTTGGTCTACTGTTAGTGAtagtctgatgttggggttagtctagtgttggtctgatgttggggttagtctagtgttggtctgatgttggggttagtctagtgttggtctgatgttggggttagtctagtgtgggtctgatgttggggttagtctagtgtgggtctgatgttggggttagtctagtgttggtctgatgttggggttagtctagtgtgggtctgatgttggggttagtctagtgttggtctgatgttggggttagtctagtgttggtctgatgttggggttagtctagtgtgggtctgatgttggggttagtctagtgttggtctgatgttggggttagtctagtgttggtctgatgttggggttagtctagtgtcggtctgatgttggggttagtctagtgttggtctgatgttggggttagtctagtgttggtctgatgttggggttagtctagtgtgggtctgatgttggggttagtctagtgttggtctgatgttggggttagtctagtgttggtctgatgttggggttagtctagtgttggtctgatgttggggttagtctagtgttggtctgatgttggggttagtctagtgtgggtctgatgttggggttagtctagtgtgggtctgatgttggggttagtctagtgtgggtctgatgttggggttagtctagtgtgggtctgatgttggggttagtctagtgttggtctgatgttggggttagtctagtgtgggtctgatgttggggttagtctagtgtgggtctgatgttggggttagtctagtgttggtctgatgttggggttagtctagtgttggtctgatgttggggttagtctagtgttggtctgatgttggggttagtctagtgttggtctgatgttggggttagtctagtgttggtctgatgttggggttagtctagtgttggtctgatgttggggttagtctagtgttggtctgatgttggggttagtctagtgtgggtctgatgttggggttagtctagtgtgggtctgatgttggggttagtctagtgtgggtctgatgttggggttagtctagtgtgggtctgatgttggggttagtctagtgtgggtctgatgttggggtta comes from Gadus macrocephalus chromosome 2, ASM3116895v1 and encodes:
- the rcn3 gene encoding reticulocalbin-3 isoform X2, with the protein product MLLRLLVSSFLLAGTSFAVPTKEKRVHRHGDLSDHPHKDATDFQYDHEAFLGKEDAKTFDQLTPEESKERLAKIIGRIDINKDGFVNHSELHYWIKHRQRRYIEENVNKHWREYDANQDDKISWEEYKNTTYGFYQGEEFDDVEEKDTYKAMLTRDQRRFKEADRDHDGIATREEFTAFLHPEEFDHMRGLVVQETMDDIDKNGDGKVDIDEYIGDMFTPENGEKEPDWVLTERQHFHQIRDENKNGYLEASEVAQWVLPTEVDHADNEAKHLIHETDTNKDEKMSKEEILVNWNMFVGSQATNYGEDLTKRHDEL
- the rcn3 gene encoding reticulocalbin-3 isoform X1, which encodes MLLRLLVSSFLLAGTSFAVPTKEKRVHRHGDLSDHPHKDATDFQYDHEAFLGKEDAKTFDQLTPEESKERLAKIIGRIDINKDGFVNHSELHYWIKHRQRRYIEENVNKHWREYDANQDDKISWEEYKNTTYGFYQGEEFDDVEEKDTYKAMLTRDQRRFKEADRDHDGIATREEFTAFLHPEEFDHMRGLVVQETMDDIDKNGDGKVDIDEYIGDMFTPENGEKEPDWVLTERQHFHQIRDENKNGYLEASEVAQWVLPTEVDHADNEAKHLIHETDTNKDGLLSLSEIMDKAEVISLSTITDYGGMTIAEHDEL